One Mesorhizobium loti genomic window carries:
- a CDS encoding adenylate cyclase, with protein MQFWARTASLAVISCFFSLISRWDASLLFVLAGLVLFQLVGLIQFLFARRRTAPWWIGYLVGTLDIILLTILLVTPNPFSQEVAPAAMQLREGSFKFLLIFVCLGALTLSTRLALYLGALAALTWALGVGWVISHPGTVIPATNLYSLPVKERLNLYLNPNFVDTFAQATNVLVVLIIGAIMALVVFRSRRLSEDYVKAERARANLARHFSPNVVDQLATDDEPFGPVRRQDIAVLFADIVGFTHYSEDHPAEAVFELLRQFHRRMEQVVFDHNGTVDNYIGDCIMATFGVPQASHDDATRAIQCAEAMVATLEDWNVQRVSRGYPPLDVRIGAQYGAVVIGAVGSERNLSFAVVGDTVNVASRLQALCRELQANICFGSRLIEAAKAESPTTRLNARDHGPVSIRGRDEPVHVWVERRAENQGAVAVSA; from the coding sequence TTGCAGTTCTGGGCGCGTACGGCATCGCTCGCTGTGATCTCCTGCTTCTTTTCATTGATCAGCCGCTGGGATGCCTCACTGCTCTTCGTGCTGGCAGGCCTCGTGCTGTTCCAGCTCGTCGGCCTGATCCAGTTTCTCTTTGCGCGCCGCCGCACGGCGCCATGGTGGATCGGTTACCTCGTCGGTACGCTGGACATCATTCTGTTGACCATTCTGCTGGTGACGCCCAACCCGTTTTCCCAGGAGGTCGCGCCGGCCGCGATGCAACTGCGCGAGGGCAGCTTCAAATTCCTGCTGATTTTCGTATGCCTTGGCGCGCTGACCCTTTCGACACGATTGGCGCTCTATCTCGGCGCGCTCGCGGCCTTGACGTGGGCGCTCGGGGTGGGATGGGTGATTTCTCACCCAGGAACCGTCATTCCGGCGACGAACCTCTATTCGCTGCCGGTGAAAGAGCGACTGAACCTCTATCTCAACCCCAATTTCGTCGATACGTTCGCGCAGGCGACCAACGTGTTGGTTGTCCTGATTATCGGCGCGATCATGGCGCTGGTCGTCTTTCGTTCCCGACGTCTTTCGGAAGACTATGTCAAGGCAGAGCGCGCCCGCGCCAATCTCGCCCGGCATTTTTCGCCCAACGTCGTCGACCAGCTCGCCACGGATGACGAGCCCTTCGGCCCGGTCCGCCGGCAGGATATCGCGGTGCTGTTCGCCGACATCGTCGGCTTCACACACTATTCCGAGGACCATCCGGCCGAAGCAGTGTTCGAACTTCTGCGTCAGTTCCACCGTCGCATGGAGCAGGTCGTTTTCGACCACAATGGCACCGTCGATAACTATATCGGCGATTGCATCATGGCGACATTCGGAGTTCCGCAAGCCAGCCATGACGACGCGACTCGCGCCATCCAGTGCGCTGAAGCGATGGTCGCCACTCTCGAAGACTGGAACGTACAGCGTGTGTCCAGGGGATATCCGCCGCTGGACGTTCGCATCGGTGCACAATATGGCGCAGTCGTCATCGGCGCGGTCGGCAGCGAGCGCAATCTGTCCTTCGCGGTGGTGGGCGACACGGTCAACGTTGCCAGCCGTTTGCAGGCGCTCTGCCGTGAGCTTCAGGCGAATATTTGCTTTGGGTCACGACTGATTGAGGCCGCGAAGGCGGAATCGCCCACGACACGGTTGAATGCGCGCGATCATGGACCGGTGAGCATCCGCGGCCGGGACGAACCGGTCCATGTCTGGGTTGAACGCCGAGCCGAAAACCAGGGCGCTGTTGCGGTTTCGGCATAA
- a CDS encoding Lipoprotein-like protein has translation MTEPGDTLLDRLGRWLAGRLQEESSGYEPYTPSDAETLRRTLEPGDILLIEGNQKISAAIKYLTQSTWSHAAFYVGDALPEPQDGTERPRLIEVTMGEGCVAVPLSRYRTYNTRICRANGLAPEDRDKVVRFMIGKLGLRYDLKNIFDMLRYFLPTPPVPVRWRRRMLAFGSGDPTRAICSSLIAEAYGQIHYPILPEITRAPGRASAQSTYMRKEILHIRHHSLYTPRDFDLSPFFRIVKPTLEYGFDYRQMVWDDEASIDAEAAKAGAIASDS, from the coding sequence ATGACCGAGCCCGGCGACACGCTCCTGGACCGACTTGGCCGCTGGCTCGCCGGCCGGCTGCAGGAAGAATCCTCCGGCTATGAGCCCTATACCCCGTCCGACGCCGAGACGCTGCGACGCACGCTGGAACCGGGCGACATCCTGCTGATCGAAGGCAACCAGAAGATCTCGGCGGCGATCAAGTACCTCACCCAGTCGACCTGGTCGCATGCGGCCTTCTATGTCGGCGATGCCTTGCCGGAGCCGCAAGACGGAACGGAGCGGCCGCGGCTGATCGAGGTCACGATGGGCGAAGGCTGCGTCGCCGTACCATTGTCGCGCTATCGCACCTACAACACCCGCATATGCCGGGCGAACGGGCTGGCGCCGGAGGACCGCGACAAGGTGGTCCGCTTCATGATCGGCAAGCTTGGCCTGAGATACGACCTCAAGAACATTTTCGACATGCTGCGCTATTTCCTGCCTACGCCGCCGGTGCCGGTGCGCTGGCGCCGCCGCATGCTGGCCTTCGGCTCCGGCGACCCTACTCGGGCCATCTGCTCCTCGCTCATCGCCGAGGCCTATGGCCAGATCCACTACCCGATCCTGCCCGAGATCACCCGCGCGCCGGGCCGCGCCTCGGCGCAGTCGACCTACATGCGCAAGGAAATCCTGCACATTCGCCACCACTCGCTCTACACGCCGCGCGACTTCGACCTGTCGCCGTTTTTCCGCATCGTCAAGCCGACGCTGGAATATGGCTTCGACTACCGGCAGATGGTCTGGGACGACGAGGCAAGCATAGACGCCGAAGCCGCAAAGGCTGGAGCAATCGCCTCAGACAGTTGA